The Leguminivora glycinivorella isolate SPB_JAAS2020 chromosome 7, LegGlyc_1.1, whole genome shotgun sequence genomic interval GTCTAGGTGATTATCTGGCAGGTCCATACCTATAGAGCGAGGCATTGTATTAACCGAAAAATGGCTAAATTCagacgtgcctcggccgaggcatggCAACGTTGGacacaataaatacaataatatacatAAACGAACTTGCCTTTAACGTACACGTAGCGACATCTCGTGGATCGTAGAAAAGTCATTAAGCGCAGCTCCGAGCTTCACCCGCGCTAAAAGGGTTTCTCGCGCAGCTTTCAAGTTGACTCAACGATCACTAGATGGCATTAACATCCATCTTGAACACTTCATATTATTAATTCTTCAGTTTTGCCTAAAAGCAAAGAAATTGCTTACAGTGATcataaaaatttacaaattaaGTAAAAAGAGTAACAGTGTAATAATTAGTGTTTTAATTACACTATTTCTCCAGTTTCTCTGTCAGCAACACTTGGGAGCTATAATTAGGTATCTTACCTACTTCTAACTCATGTAAAGAGATAGATCATAGATGTGCTTAGCGTCAGAACCTGTAGGTATGATTCAtaggaaaaaataaaatgaacaatGAATAGGCATATATTTACTACTTTACTATCACTGAATTCTACATGAAATTAAATTGTTTAAGTTACTTGGACAGCCTGTTTGTCCGCCTTGGCTTTCCTAAAGGCCTGTATGAATTGCTTTCGGATTTCGAAGGCGATGACCGCCGCCGCCATGCCGGTGTTCAAGCTGTCAACACCTCTTTGGAGAGGGATGTTGAGCCGCAAACCATTCTGGGTAGCTGCCAACctgtgaaataaaatataacgttTTCTACACACACAGAGAGATAACATAAAACTAACCTACCAGGTCTCGGGCCCGCGCGCCTACCGATGCAAAAGTACCCATAAGCCCGCTTGCCGCGTTTAACGTTTTTTATACGAATTCCGTGGCGCATAGTTGGAACAATAGATAATTTATCTAAGCTAAACGGTAAACATATGAGTCATTTTGAAATCATATTAAGCTAACATATCACTAACTGCAGCAgcaacataattataaattataacgtCATGCTGGCTACATGCTGCGATTTAGTGTATCCCTggattctatctatctatctatttagccTTTTCTTCTGAATGTGGTGTTTGTGATTGTTTGTTTAGATGAAGTCGCGTAGTTCAGTGTGCCTGTTGgcataggcctcctccagctctttCCAGTATTTCGTCTGCCTGGCCAGTCTAGTCCAGAAAGATCCCTGGATTAATAATCCACATTTAATAAGGAATAATTCGATATTTTCCTTCATTACCTGTAGCTGTCCTCACTAATGCCCTCAGTTTCTCCACCAATTATCAAAGTCACATGACCCAAGGAGGCATAATCAACTCCATAATAAGGCAAAACTGGAAGTTTGCTCGCAATTCCCTCATTAGGTATCTCAACATCTAAGTCGAACTTAGCATTGCTGTCAGCAATCACAACTGAAGTGTGCTCTGGAAGTTGTTTAGGCAAGTCTTCCCAGCCTAGGGATGTGTAGATTGGTAGCCGGAAGTGAGCACCAGCGCCACTTCTTACAACTTTGTGATCCCAGACATCAACACaccctgaaaaaaaaatgtgtctatTAAAGTAGTCTTCAAGataaattacatttaaaattaaaatgtattcTATAAAGATAGAATAcatgttatttataatatatattctaTCCGTATGCAAGCAAGAGAGTGTTGCATCTCTCCTGTACTATTACTAGGCATACAGTTCTTACAGTTCCAGGGATTGGTCTGAAAGAATGCACCATGTAATTGACAGCAGGAGTAATATAGTAATAAGTTAGAAAAATAATCCAGTTAATACATTGAAACTGTGCTTAACCCATTCAGTGCTAATCGCGACACATTGTCATTCTTCCTCTATGACGCATTTTTGCTACATCTGGGAAATTCATGTTATCAACAGTAGCTcagcagtgaatgtgttaagatACTAAccttttgaaataaaactatggaaacggattaaaaaatttaccattactatgttaaaaaaaaaaaatttaattttgtaaattttttgaatattgtataactagctttattaatagtgtgtgaacctgccttataaatctatattatttgtggtcatggttggttaatatttcttgtatgtgggtagcttttgcacattttaatttttcctcagtcacccgttggctgtaaagagttcgaaacgtcgggatgtattttaaattcattatacgtgatttaatccgtttccatagttttatttcatgagtaactatcgcggtaaccgaagacaatattatactaACCTTTTGTCAACAATACTTGTTCACAACCAGATCCCACAGCCACTCTCAGTATGGCCCCCAAGTTTCCTGGCTCTCTTACTTGGTCGCATATGATCTGCATTGGTAATGGCTTtgagaaccttttcacagtttGTGGTGTAGGTGTTTCAAATATACCTGGAATTATAACAAttcattttcattatatttatagttcatttcttttttgttttgacAACCAGTCTGGCTTAGCacatagtgaccctgcctactatgccgcggtcccgggttcgagtcccggtgagggcatttatttgtgcgatgagcacagatatttgttcctgagtcatggatgttttctatctataagtatttgtattttatatatattgttgaCTGAGTATCTGTCAAGTCTTCTTGAGtctcagccaatctgtgtaatttatttatttaatacaagAATTTCTAAAAAGAGTATGTCCATTTACACAAGTACTAAAACAAACTAAAAATAAAGTCACAGTTCAAATGCTAAGGACTAAGTTCATACTGCCATAGAATGAAGTACACCATAATATCTGAAAAGATTATGAAAAGGCTAAATGATGAGAATTAAATTCAAGTTATTTTGTTGCTTTGAACTTAACAAAATCAAAACATAGGTAAGAGCCGAAGGAGTGAAGCTCTACCCATCAATGTCTGAAAAAAATTATTATGCATACAAATACTTACAGGAGTTTGTGCCCTACAGCAGTATTTACTACAAAAACAACTCCCTCATCAAATAGACAAGactcaaatataaaaaaatatacaaaccgAATATCCCAGGAGGTGTCTCCACATTAGACCACATTGATATCTCCTTATAAGAAGTCTTGTACAATTTAACTCCAGTCTTTGGTAAGAATGGTCTTAAATGATGCAGATCCTCCGTGTTACTAAAGATCACATACTTTAGAGGACACTTGGCCTCGAGACCATCAATTATTAATCGCCAACCTTCTACAAGGATTTGTCCACTGCGCATTTTGTCCTTCTTTGATTTTAATTTGACGAGAAGGGAACTAAAAACATTCAATAAAtagtttcttaaatactgacaaTAACTGTAatacttaatacatacatacatacattcacgcctatatcccataaaggggtaggcagaacatgtgaaactactaaagcttcagtgccactcttggcaaataaggggttgaaagaaaacgaaactgtggcattgcagtgacaggttgccagcctctaacataataatatcaaaattaagtttGAAATCCAGGTTGAGAAAATAAAAGATTAAGCATTTGGTCAAGGGAAGTTTTGGTTAATGAGCTAGACAATATTACATTACAAGGAATTTACCTTAACCATCCATCATTGTCTTtcaatttttcatacataatttcattgttatcaTCAAACACTTTAGCCTGACTTAGATAGAACTTCCGCTTTTTCATTATCTCATCtcttttttgctttatttcttTTGATTTTTCAGGAGATAGCTGATTTGTTAGTTGAGTTGATGTTTCTTTTTGAGCACTGTTTGTTGCAGAAATCTTTTCTTTATTGCTTTCTTTTGGTTTATTGAACTTCTCAGGATCTAAGGAAATTATCTTTTCCTTCTTCAAACTTACTTCGGAGTTTGGCTCATAAGGCAAGATTACTTTAGCTGGACTTCTGTGAGCCCATCGGCTGTAAGTCCTTGCTGTATCAAGAACTGGATGCCGGGCAACTAGCTGAACAACGATACGATGAAGATTTGTTAACGACATGTTCACTCGTTATACAATATtaccaatattttttaagaggTCAATGTTTGCAAATCTTAATGCATGCTGTACTTAGAGAATAAGGTTAAAGACTTTTAATTACACTTGcagatacttaaaataatacttCGTGATCACAGTTGCATGAGTGCTGTGCTGAAGATTTAGGTTTtgttttaggttaggttaggttagattgtttgacattgacatatgatATGTCAAACCAAACTTCAATTTACTTAAAAGTGGTATACacgaagaaaaataataataagaaaaataaattttattcatatttttattaaaatccaCCGTAATCATATAACAAACACCTTTTCCTATAAAAATCAGGCCTCTTAAATTCTTTGCTCTTATATTTTCTCATTCTGTATTAATCATGCTCTACTTTCAGTGTGAACAACATAacaatattcttttttttttgtattacgTGGTCTCATGACATTTGTTGACGTTGCATTGCGTTGCGATGGAAAATTTTGTCAATAAGCAACACTAACCTTATCATCGGCTCTCAGCTGAATGTGTAATGTATTATCGTGATTTTGTGAATGCATAgttattttgtgtttatttttaaaccaaCGCAATTTTCTAGACAAAATGGCAACAGGCGTACAACCTCGTGACGAGGAAATCCAATTTACCCGGTCTGATCTTGAAAATATTCAAGACGCCATGAAGAATAAGAAATTTCGAGAAATGCTGGCGGAGTACGCTGAAGAAGTACGTGACCCGGCGAATCAAGCGCTCTACCAGAAAGAAATGACCCAGCTAGAGAAAGAGCGTGGTTATGATGTAACCTTTATCAATCCGAAGGGCGGATATGTTATCAAAACAAGCGTCGCTGGCGACCGGAAAGCGTTCGTTAATATATGTAGCAACGATAATGTCCGCAAACCGTCCTGCAGCGTTCAAGAGGTTGACAACCAGAGAGGTATGAATTGGCAAATACCATACACCATAATTCCTCCGAGGGAAGATTATGATCATAAAAAACAAAGATGTGTCATTTACGATGTAGTTTTTCACCCTGACACATTGCGCATGGCAGAGGTTAACAAAAGGTTCCGTGAACTAGTTAACAAAACTGCTTTAGATGGCTTGATGAAAACATACAACATTCACTTAGACAACAACAATTTACGTTTTCCTAAGTCATCATATAAGGGGATGACTACTCCAGCTATTATTCGGAAAGAGGATCCAGATTTTAAGGGTATTCCTTTAGATGATGAAGAAGGAGGGGAACCCTTATCTCCTGAGGTATTGGAGAAGTTATATCCACAGCGCACATTTCCAACAGCACCTACTAAAtcagaagatattaaaaaagtcAGTAAGTCTAAACCTAAAACTACATCTAAAAAAGAATTTACTCATGAAACAATCAATGGATACACTATACCAAAGTACGTTATCAAACAACAAAAGAATGTTGACATGCAAGAATTCACTTATGACAAAAACAGTAAACAGTATACTGCTATACCCAGTCAAATAGTAGTTGAAATTAATCTTCCTCTACTGTCATCTACTAAAGATTGCATTTTAGATGTTAAGGAGAAGTCATTGAGTTTATCTTGTGAAATGCCAGCTAAATACAAACTTGCGATTACTCTTCCATATACAGTTAACGATGAGAATGGAAGTGCAAAGTTTGATAAAACAAAACACATGCTTATTGTCACATTACCTGTAGTCAGAGAAAATCTAAAGAAAGATAGTAGTAAAGCAGACAGTGGAGTTGAAAGTGAAGGAAATTCAAGTTCCCAAAGTGATGATGAGCAGAGAGATAACTTAGTTGAAGAACTGTCATCTACTGTTGCAGAGACTTCTATAAGTCCTCCTACTCAACAATTAGAACACAAATCATCAGACGAAGTATTTTTAGACCCTTGTTATGGATACATTTTACCCTCGTACACACATAATGTGCTTGATGATATTGTTGCTTTTACTTTCCATGTTAAAAACACTGAGCCGGACTCTGTTAAAGTGAAGAGTGAAGGCAATAAGGTTTACATCAAATTTACAACTGTAGGGTCAGGCTTTGTACCAGTTCATTATGCAGCACTTATTGTATTTGATGAGGGAATAAGATTTGAGAATGCTACTGGAGAACCATGGGATAACAATGTTATTTTACAATTAGAAGCATCAGGCAATCTGCCTGAGAAATTCCAAATAGGTCTGAATGATGCTTCTCTAACCAGTGAATACTTTGACATGTCCCAAGTGAAAAAGTCTTCTAGTGACCAATCAGCTTTAAGTCAGAAACTGCCTCAAGATGAAATTTCTTTACCTGTTGTTGAAGTAACCAATTTTGGCTCCGAGACAAACATAGTAGTGTCCTCAAATGTTGAAAGTGAGGACAGTGATGATATTGAATCACCGAGATCTCCTAAAGAGAGAGAAATTGTGTGGGTGGACTCGGGAATGAATGAGACTGGAGCCAAGAGTATACTTAGGAAACCAATACACATGATGAGAAGCTTTTCTGAGTCTAGTGTGGGAGATGTTGCTTCTTCAATGGATTATGTCAGCTCTGATTGTATTCCTGAAGAATCCAGCTTAAAAAAGACTGTTAGATTCAATGATGTTATTGCAAAGCAATtttataggtatgtatattaGTGACAAATATCTACTTGACAAAAATTCTGTTTTTTTCATGAACAGTTCTAATTTATGTGTGACATTTACAGGTATAATTCATCTATTGAGGGGCAGAAGAAAAAGAATCAAAAGAAAAAGAGCAAAAAACGTACTCAAGAGAGACGCAAGAGTGAAAGTGAGGCAGAAGATGATTTCAACAACTCTACTCAGGTATATTCAGTTATATTCATTCTCTATTCCATCACAACCCAGTAAAGAGTGCTAACACTGCTAACTAAATAATTCTTGTGACTCATGGAAACAATCTTTTTATGAAATTAATGTGCTTTGTTAAATGTTTGAACAAGTGCTAGCTAACCATATTTAGCACAtggataatttaatttgcacCTTCGGCCTTGGTAGTATAATACGTTTGTTGCAGATGTAAACGTTTTAAGTATACCTATGTATGTTACCATTGCAAACAAGTCAAGTTcacaaatgtatttttataaaccAACATTCCAACTATTGTATTAGAGACATTTAAATACATGTTTGGCATGTTGGCTTATGAAAATGTTGTGAACTAAAACACTCTTTATTTTTGACCCAATTTCGATGTCTGATAGTAGGCTTTATAGATAAGATAATAAAAAACTTCAATAACAATGTTATATCTTCATAAAATGTTGTAAACAAAAAGTAATGATCAGCCACTTCTCTCTACCTGCTCAATTGATTTGctattgttataatttataatcacATATTATCTCATTGATTTTTCAGATTCCAAAATCGAAACCGAAGTCAGCTTTAAAACAGCGTCGCGACAGCGGTCTAGCAGACACTTCAGATGTTGAAAGCGAGAGCCGCGGCACTCCCACCGGCAGAGACATCCCCAGCGAAAGGAAGGACGACGGCATCGACACCGACGCCTCCGAGGGCAGTGCCCCTTCGTCTGTATTtgacatttacaacaataaCAACTCGAGGAAACCAGAACCTGTTATATGGAAATCTAAAGATGAAGAAAACAAGTCAACATCAGAGAAAGCAAAAGCCTCTGAACCCAAAACCTGTGATAATATTAAACATAACACTGATCTCTATGATCCAGATAAACTGAACAAAGGCCAATACCAAGAAGTAATGTTCAAAAACGATCTCATATTTGACTTGGACATGTGAAAGCTGTCATG includes:
- the LOC125228162 gene encoding rRNA methyltransferase 3, mitochondrial yields the protein MSLTNLHRIVVQLVARHPVLDTARTYSRWAHRSPAKVILPYEPNSEVSLKKEKIISLDPEKFNKPKESNKEKISATNSAQKETSTQLTNQLSPEKSKEIKQKRDEIMKKRKFYLSQAKVFDDNNEIMYEKLKDNDGWLSSLLVKLKSKKDKMRSGQILVEGWRLIIDGLEAKCPLKYVIFSNTEDLHHLRPFLPKTGVKLYKTSYKEISMWSNVETPPGIFGIFETPTPQTVKRFSKPLPMQIICDQVREPGNLGAILRVAVGSGCEQVLLTKGCVDVWDHKVVRSGAGAHFRLPIYTSLGWEDLPKQLPEHTSVVIADSNAKFDLDVEIPNEGIASKLPVLPYYGVDYASLGHVTLIIGGETEGISEDSYRLAATQNGLRLNIPLQRGVDSLNTGMAAAVIAFEIRKQFIQAFRKAKADKQAVQVT
- the LOC125228141 gene encoding protein kintoun, with the protein product MATGVQPRDEEIQFTRSDLENIQDAMKNKKFREMLAEYAEEVRDPANQALYQKEMTQLEKERGYDVTFINPKGGYVIKTSVAGDRKAFVNICSNDNVRKPSCSVQEVDNQRGMNWQIPYTIIPPREDYDHKKQRCVIYDVVFHPDTLRMAEVNKRFRELVNKTALDGLMKTYNIHLDNNNLRFPKSSYKGMTTPAIIRKEDPDFKGIPLDDEEGGEPLSPEVLEKLYPQRTFPTAPTKSEDIKKVSKSKPKTTSKKEFTHETINGYTIPKYVIKQQKNVDMQEFTYDKNSKQYTAIPSQIVVEINLPLLSSTKDCILDVKEKSLSLSCEMPAKYKLAITLPYTVNDENGSAKFDKTKHMLIVTLPVVRENLKKDSSKADSGVESEGNSSSQSDDEQRDNLVEELSSTVAETSISPPTQQLEHKSSDEVFLDPCYGYILPSYTHNVLDDIVAFTFHVKNTEPDSVKVKSEGNKVYIKFTTVGSGFVPVHYAALIVFDEGIRFENATGEPWDNNVILQLEASGNLPEKFQIGLNDASLTSEYFDMSQVKKSSSDQSALSQKLPQDEISLPVVEVTNFGSETNIVVSSNVESEDSDDIESPRSPKEREIVWVDSGMNETGAKSILRKPIHMMRSFSESSVGDVASSMDYVSSDCIPEESSLKKTVRFNDVIAKQFYRYNSSIEGQKKKNQKKKSKKRTQERRKSESEAEDDFNNSTQIPKSKPKSALKQRRDSGLADTSDVESESRGTPTGRDIPSERKDDGIDTDASEGSAPSSVFDIYNNNNSRKPEPVIWKSKDEENKSTSEKAKASEPKTCDNIKHNTDLYDPDKLNKGQYQEVMFKNDLIFDLDM